The DNA sequence AGGGAGCCGGTGACGCGGGCGCCTGCGAGCGGCTGGGTGGCCGCGAACTCCCGGCGGATCGACATGAGACCGGGCATCTCGTGCTCGGCGAGGGTGATCTCCTTGCGTCCGAAGACGGCGAGGGAGAGGTCCGCGACCTTGAAGTCGGTGAAAGCGGCAGTCATGTGGGTGCTGCTCCTCGTGATGTGGAGAGGTGGGTACGGCTGAGCCGCGCACCGTCGTCAAGACGGCGCACATGGCGCTCAGTCCGTCGGGGGTCCTCTCTCCCCTCGGCCGGTCCGAAGACCGCCCGACCGCCATCAGCAGCGACGCCTGACACTGATGACGAATCTACACCGATCGGCGGAGCGCGGCCCAGGCGACTTGAGGCCGCGCTGGGCAAGTCTCGGCCGAGGTTCAGGGCCTACGGCGGAAGATTGGGGGCCTTTCGGACTTTTGATCACCCCCTTACATGGACGAGGATGCGGTTGGGTCGGGTTGTACGCGCGATCCCGCAGGACAACGCATGTGTCGTGAGGAGATTCCAGTGACCAGTCCGGCAGGCCCTCCCGAAGGCGGGGACGTGAGCGGGCGGAAGCCCGTGAGGATCGTCGCCGTTACCGCGTGCCCCACCGGTATCGCGCACACGTACATGGCCGCGGAGAAGCTCCAGCAGGCCGCCGACCGCCTCGGCGTCTCGATCAAGGTGGAGACCCAGGGTTCCATCGGGGCCGAGAACGTGCTCTCTGACAACGATGTCAGGCAGGCGGACGCCGTCATCATCGCCGCCGACAAGGAAGTCGACCTCGACCGGTTCGCGGGCAAGCGGGTGCTGTCGACCGGTGTCGCGGACGGCATCCACAAGCCGGAGGAACTGATCCAGCGCGCGCAGAGCGCTCCGGTGCAGTCCGGGACCTCCGCGGCGGCGGGCGGCGGCGGTGGTGGCGGCGGCCACCAGCGCAGTCAGGCGTACAAGGCGCTGATGAACGGCGTCTCGCACATGATCCCGTTCGTGGTCGTGGGCGGTCTGCTGCTGGCCGTGTCCCTGTCCCTCGGCGGGCACGCGGACGCCAAGGGCGGGCTGGTCATTCCCGACGGGACCTTCTGGTTCTACGTCAACAAGCTCGGCGTGACCGGCTTCTCGCTGATGCTGCCGATCTTCTCCGGCTACATCGCCTACGCGCTGGGCGACCGGCCGGCCCTCGTACCCGGCATGATCGGCGGCTTCCTCGCCGCGGACGCCGTGCACATCTACGGGGCCGATGCGAACGCCGGCTTCCTGGGTGCCATCGCGACGGGCTTCCTCGCGGGCTATCTGGTCATGTGGATCAAGAAGGTCAAGGTCCCCAAGGTCATCCAGCCGATCATGCCGATCATCGTGATCCCGATCGTGTCGACCGTGGCCCTGGGCCTGTTCTACATCTACGTGATCGGGAAGCCGATCTCCTGGGTCTTCACCAACCTGACCAACTGGCTGAACGGGATGACCGGCTCCAGCGCGATCGTGCTGGGCACCCTGATCGGTCTGATGATCGCCTTCGACATGGGCGGTCCGGTCAACAAGACCGCCTTCCTCGTCGCCGTCGGCCTCATCGGCACCAACAACCACGTGATGGGCATGGCCGCCGCCGCCATCCCCGTCATGCCGCTCGGCCAGGGCCTGGCCACGCTGCTGCGCCGCAAGCTCTACAGCGACGAGGAGAAGGAAACCGGCCTCGCCGCCCTGTTCATGGGCTTCTTCGGCATCTCCGAAGGAGCGATCCCCTTCGCCGCGGCCCGGCCCGCCCAGGTCATCCCCGCGAACATGCTCGGCGGCGCGGTGGCCGGTGCGATCGCCGGTGTGGCCGGGGTCCAGGACTCGGTGCCCCACGGCGGTCCGATCGTCTCGCTGTTCGGTGCGATCAGCGGCGTCGCGATGTTCTTCGTGGCCATCGCCGCCGGTGCGGTCGTGACCGCGCTGACGACGAACGCGCTGATCGAGTTCAAGCTGCGCCGGGAGGGCGTGACCGGCGGCGGGTCCGCGGGTCTCGCGCCCGAGCCGGCCCTGGTCGGAGCGGGTGCCCCCGTGGGCGTCGGCGGTGGTGGCGGTGCTACTGCCGCCGCGGGTGCGGGAGCAGCCGGTACGGCCGTACGGGCTCAGCAGCCCGCGGCCGCGGCTCCGGTGGCCGCGGGCGGGCCGCCGGAGGTGCTGTCCGGGTACCTCACCGAGCAGACCGTGAAGACGGAGCTGGCCTCCGGTTCCAAGGAGGCGGCGATCCGCGAGATGGCGGAGATGCTGGCCACGACCGGCAACGTCACCGACGTGGACGAGCTCGTACGGGTGGCCCTGGCCCGGGAGGCGCAGGGCACGACGGGTCTCGGCGAGTCCATCGCCATCCCGCACGCCAAGACGGACGCGGTGACCCGCCCGACGGTGGGCTTCGCCCGGTCCGGCGAGGGCATCGAGTGGGGCGCGCTGGACGGGACGAAGGCCCGGCTGGTCTTCATGATCTCCGTGCCGGAGGCGGCCGCCGGGGACGAGCACCTGCGGATCCTGGCACTGCTGTCGCGCAAGCTGATGGACACCGGCTTCCGGGAGCGGCTGCAGGCCGCGCCCGGCAAGGCCGCGATCCTGGACGTGCTGCGCGAGATCCGGTAACCCCGGGACACGGAGAGGCCCCCCTGCGTGCGTCGCAGGGGGGCCTCTCCGTGTCGGTGCGGGGTCAGTGGCCCGGGTTGGTGCCCTTGGCCGCGGCCTCGGCGTTGAAGATGTCCGGCTCGAGGTAGATGACGCGGGCGATCGGGACCGCCGCGCGGATGCGGGCCTCGGCGGCGTTGATGGCGTTGGCCACCTCGGTCGCGGTGTCGTCGCTCTGGACGGAGATCTTCGCGGCGACCAGGAGCTCCTCGGGGCCGAGGTGCAGGGTGCGCATGTGGATGACGCCGGTCACCACGTCACCGTCGACCACGGCGGCCTTGATCTTCTCGACGTCCTCGGTGCCGGCGGCCTCGCCGAGCAGCAGGGACTTGGTCTCGGCCGCGAGCACGATGGCGATGATGATCAGCAGGACGCCGATGCACAGGGTGCCGATGCCGTCCCAGACGCCGTTGCCGGTGAGCAGGGCGATGCCGACGCCCGCGAGGGCGAGGACCAGGCCGATGAGGGCGCCGAGGTCTTCGAGGAGGACCACGGGGAGCTCGGGGGCCTTGGCCCGCTTGATGAACTGGCCCCAGGTGAGGCTGCCGCGGATCTCGTTCGACTCCTTGATCGCGGTGCGGAAGGAGAAGGACTCCGCGATGATCGCGAACACGAGGACGCCGACCGGCCAGTACCAGTGCGAGATGGCGTGCGGCTCGTGGATCTTCTCGTAGCCCTCGTAGATGGCGAACATGCCACCGACGGTGAACAGCACGATGGAGACGAGGAAGGCGTAGATGTAACGCTCGCGCCCGTACCCGAAGGGGTGTTCCGGAGTCGCCTCGCGCTGGGCCTTCTTGCCGCCCAGGAGGAGCAGGCCCTGGTTGCCGGAGTCCGCCAGTGAGTGGACGCTTTCCGCGAGCATCGACGACGAGCCACTGAAGACGAAGGCCACGAACTTGGCTACCGCGATGGCCAGATTGGCGGCGAGTGCCGCCACGATCGCCTTGGTACCGCCCGACGCGCTCATGGTTGCGATGTATCCCTTCCTCGGTGCGGCGCCCCGGGCCGGGACGCCGCGCTACGGCCGCAGATTGTCACAGCCACCGAGAGGGACGGTACGTCAGACCACCACAGTGGCGCGGAAGACGGTGCCGGTTCCGGACAGTTCGACCTTTTCGCCGGCCGGTACGAAGACCGATTCGCCGGGGGCCAGGGTCAGTTCGCCGGACTTCGGGGAGCCCGCCTTCGGGGAGCCCGCCGTGCAGAGCAGGATCTGAGCGGTGGTGTCGGGGACCACCCGGGGGGCGCCGCCGGGGGCCAGGACGAAGCGGGAGAGCCGGAATTCGTCGATGGGGGTCTCGTAGACCTCCTCGCCGTTGCCCTCCGGGCGCAGGATGCCGGGGTCGCCGGGCTCGAAGACGGTGACCTTCAGCAGCTCCGGCACGTCGACGTGCTTGGGGGTGAGCCCGCAGCGCAGGACGTTGTCGGAGTTGGCCATGAGCTCGACGCCGAGGCCGTCGAGGTAGGCGTGCGGAATGCCGGCGCCGAGGAACATGGCTTCGCCGGGCTGGAGTCGCACGTGGTTGAGGAGCATCGCGGCGATGACGCCGGGGTCGCCCGGGTAGTGGTGGACGAGTCCGGCGTACGGGGCGTACGGGCCCCCGAGCCGCTCGGCGGCGGCCGCGGCCTCGGTGACCGTACGGGCCGTCTCGGCGCGGTCGGCGGTCAAGACGGCGGTGAGCACCTCGCGCAGGGCCGCCTCCTCGGGGTGTGCCCGCAGGAGGTCGGCGTAGGGCTTCAGGGAGTTGACGCCGAGGCCCTCCAGCAGGGCGGCGGCCTCCAGCGGCGGGCGGAATCCGGACAGGCCCTCGAAGGGGGTGAGGGCGCAGACCAGCTCGGGCTTGTGGTTGGCGTCCTTGTAGTTGCGGTGCGGTGCGTCGATCGGGACGCCGCGGCGCTCCTCGTCCTCGAACCCGGCCTTCGCCTGGGCGAGGTCGGGGTGGACCTGGAGGGAGAGCGGGGCGCCTGCGGCGAGGAGCTTGAAGAGGAAGGGGAGCTCGGGGCCGAACTTGCGGACGGCCTCGACTCCCAGTTCACCTTCGGGGTCGGCCGCGATGACGTCCGAGAGGGCGCTCTCCCCTGCTCCGCGGTCGAGGCGTGAGGGTGCGCCGGGGTGGGCGCCCATCCACAACTCGGCCTGGGGTTCGCCGGTGGGCGGGACTCCGATGAGTTCGGGGATCGCGGTGGCCGATCCCCAGGCGTAGGGGCGGATCGTGTTAGTGAGGCGGTCCATCGGTCGTCTTCCTGGGTGAGAGGCGCGCGTGCGTGCGCCTCAGCTGTGTCCCCCGGAGGCCAACGCCAGGTAGGCGGTGGCGAAATCCGTGACGGCGAGGAGTTCGGCGAGCTGTTCCAGCTCGGTGCCCTCCTCCGGTTCGAGCTCGCTGATGGCCGTGTCGTGGCTGAGGGCGAGTTCTCGTGCGGCAGGGGCGGCTGTCAGTCCGCCTGCGGGCCTGTCGCGCAACAGGACGATGCGTGCGCGCAGGGCCTGCGGTTCTTCCACTCGGTCGCGGAAGAAGTCGTCGGGGTCGGCGCCGGCGGCGAAATCGCCGGCGAGCAGGACCCCGTGGGCCGGGAGGGCCTCGGGAAGGTCGGCGGCGAGTGCGGGTCGGCCGGCGAGTTCGGCGAGGGTGGCGGCGAAGCGGCGTCCGGCGGGTCCCGCGGCGGCGCCCTCGCTCCAGATGAGCGGGAGGGAGTCGGCGAGCTCGGACGCGAGGGTCTTGGCCGGGTTGGAGTAGGTGACGATGGCGGGGCCGCAGCGTTCGGCCGTGCGGTCGAGCCGGTCGGCGACGAGCTGCAGAGTGTGCGGGGCGGCGGTGATCAGGCCGACCCGGTCGAGGAGCACCAGCAGCGGGGTCAGCAGGGCCCAGAGGGCGCCGGGGCCGGCCGCGGCCGACTCGTCGTACTCCTGGTACGGGGCTTTGGCCATCGGTACGAGGAGCCCGTGCGCGCCGTCCACCGCTTCGCTCAGCGGCGAGCGCTCGGGGGCGACGGCGACGACGGTGGAGCCGCGCCGGTAGGCCTGCTCGGCGAGCACGGCGAGGCCGGGCTCGGTTCCGTCGGTGGTCGCGATGAGCAGCAGGTCGACGGGGCCGGCCCAGCCGGGCAGGGTCCAGCGCAGGGCCCCGGCGGCGTGCGCGACGCCGGTCGGGTGCAGCCGGATGACGGGCGCGGAGGCGCCGGCGAGCGCGCCGAGCAGATCGGCGACCCCGGTGGCGGCGGTGCCGGGCCCGGCGATGAGGACCGCGCGGGGGCGGCCGTCGGGGCGCAGGTCGGCGAGACCGGCCTCGGCGGCGTGCCGGGCCGCGGTGCGTACCCGTGCGCCGGCGTCGGCGGCGCCGCGGAGCAGGCCGCGGCGGTCGGCGCGGGCGAGATCGTCAGGTGCGTCGAGGAGTGACTCGTCGAGCATGGCGGCCTCCGGCTCATTCTGTGACGTGTCCAGCGGTGACGAAACCCTGTGTGTGACGGAACCAGTCTCAGCGTTTGCGCGGGGTGGCGGTAGGAGGCTCAGGCGGGGCGGCGTGCCTCGTCGACGAGGAGGACCGGGATGCCGTCGCGGACCGGGTAGGCGAGACCGCAGTCCTGGCCTCCGGTACAGATCAGCTCGGGGGTCTGCGCGTCGGCCGACTTGTCCTCCAGGGGCGAGTGGCAGGCGGGGCAGGCGAGGATCTCCAGGAGGCCGGCTTCGAGCGGCATGTGCGGTTCCCTTCGGGGATGTGGATCGGGCCAGGTCAGCCTACCGCCAGGTCACCTCTGGTGCGGGGTGGAGGAGGACCTCTGGTGCGGGGTGGAGCTGGTGCTCCACTGGGCACTGGAGGGGGGCTCGGCGGTGGCCGTGTGGAGCGGGTGCGGGTCCGTTGCCGGGGCTCCGCCCCGGGCCCCGCGCCTCAAACGCCGGCGGGGCTGAATTTGGCCGGCGGCGTCTGGAAGTGCGGGGCGGGGCGGATTTTGGACCGTCGGTGCCTGGAAGCGTGGGCGGGGTGGATTTTGGCCGCCCGGGTCTGGAAGCGTGGGCGGGAGCCGACTTTGGCCGCCCAGGCCCAGGAGCGTGGGCTGGGCGGGTTTTGGCCGCCCGGGCTCGGGCGCGCGGTTGGGGCTGGTTCAGCTGCGGATGAGGGCCAGGGCCTCGTCGCGGATCTTGGCGAGGGTGGGCTCGTCGCGGGCTTCCACGTTCAGGCGGAGGAGGGGCTCGGTGTTCGAGGCGCGGACGTTGAACCACCAGTCGGCCGCGGTCACGGTGAGGCCGTCCAGTTCGTCCAGGGTGACGCCCTCGACCGCTCCGTAGGTCTCCTTGACGGCGGCGAGGCGGCCGGCCTGGTCGGCGACGGTCGAGTTGATCTCGCCGGAGCCCGCGTAGCGGTCGTAGGAGGAGACCAGGGCCGAGAGCGGGCCGTCCTGGCCGCCGAGGGCCGCCAGGACGTGGAGCGCGGCGAGCATGCCGGTGTCCGCGTTCCAGAAGTCCTTGAAGTAGTAGTGCGCCGAGTGCTCGCCGCCGAAGATGGCGCCGGACTTGGCCATCTCCTCCTTGATGAAGGAGTGGCCGA is a window from the Streptomyces sp. NBC_01244 genome containing:
- a CDS encoding fructose-specific PTS transporter subunit EIIC — translated: MTSPAGPPEGGDVSGRKPVRIVAVTACPTGIAHTYMAAEKLQQAADRLGVSIKVETQGSIGAENVLSDNDVRQADAVIIAADKEVDLDRFAGKRVLSTGVADGIHKPEELIQRAQSAPVQSGTSAAAGGGGGGGGHQRSQAYKALMNGVSHMIPFVVVGGLLLAVSLSLGGHADAKGGLVIPDGTFWFYVNKLGVTGFSLMLPIFSGYIAYALGDRPALVPGMIGGFLAADAVHIYGADANAGFLGAIATGFLAGYLVMWIKKVKVPKVIQPIMPIIVIPIVSTVALGLFYIYVIGKPISWVFTNLTNWLNGMTGSSAIVLGTLIGLMIAFDMGGPVNKTAFLVAVGLIGTNNHVMGMAAAAIPVMPLGQGLATLLRRKLYSDEEKETGLAALFMGFFGISEGAIPFAAARPAQVIPANMLGGAVAGAIAGVAGVQDSVPHGGPIVSLFGAISGVAMFFVAIAAGAVVTALTTNALIEFKLRREGVTGGGSAGLAPEPALVGAGAPVGVGGGGGATAAAGAGAAGTAVRAQQPAAAAPVAAGGPPEVLSGYLTEQTVKTELASGSKEAAIREMAEMLATTGNVTDVDELVRVALAREAQGTTGLGESIAIPHAKTDAVTRPTVGFARSGEGIEWGALDGTKARLVFMISVPEAAAGDEHLRILALLSRKLMDTGFRERLQAAPGKAAILDVLREIR
- a CDS encoding cation diffusion facilitator family transporter; protein product: MSASGGTKAIVAALAANLAIAVAKFVAFVFSGSSSMLAESVHSLADSGNQGLLLLGGKKAQREATPEHPFGYGRERYIYAFLVSIVLFTVGGMFAIYEGYEKIHEPHAISHWYWPVGVLVFAIIAESFSFRTAIKESNEIRGSLTWGQFIKRAKAPELPVVLLEDLGALIGLVLALAGVGIALLTGNGVWDGIGTLCIGVLLIIIAIVLAAETKSLLLGEAAGTEDVEKIKAAVVDGDVVTGVIHMRTLHLGPEELLVAAKISVQSDDTATEVANAINAAEARIRAAVPIARVIYLEPDIFNAEAAAKGTNPGH
- the manA gene encoding mannose-6-phosphate isomerase, class I — encoded protein: MDRLTNTIRPYAWGSATAIPELIGVPPTGEPQAELWMGAHPGAPSRLDRGAGESALSDVIAADPEGELGVEAVRKFGPELPFLFKLLAAGAPLSLQVHPDLAQAKAGFEDEERRGVPIDAPHRNYKDANHKPELVCALTPFEGLSGFRPPLEAAALLEGLGVNSLKPYADLLRAHPEEAALREVLTAVLTADRAETARTVTEAAAAAERLGGPYAPYAGLVHHYPGDPGVIAAMLLNHVRLQPGEAMFLGAGIPHAYLDGLGVELMANSDNVLRCGLTPKHVDVPELLKVTVFEPGDPGILRPEGNGEEVYETPIDEFRLSRFVLAPGGAPRVVPDTTAQILLCTAGSPKAGSPKSGELTLAPGESVFVPAGEKVELSGTGTVFRATVVV
- a CDS encoding SIS domain-containing protein, with protein sequence MLDESLLDAPDDLARADRRGLLRGAADAGARVRTAARHAAEAGLADLRPDGRPRAVLIAGPGTAATGVADLLGALAGASAPVIRLHPTGVAHAAGALRWTLPGWAGPVDLLLIATTDGTEPGLAVLAEQAYRRGSTVVAVAPERSPLSEAVDGAHGLLVPMAKAPYQEYDESAAAGPGALWALLTPLLVLLDRVGLITAAPHTLQLVADRLDRTAERCGPAIVTYSNPAKTLASELADSLPLIWSEGAAAGPAGRRFAATLAELAGRPALAADLPEALPAHGVLLAGDFAAGADPDDFFRDRVEEPQALRARIVLLRDRPAGGLTAAPAARELALSHDTAISELEPEEGTELEQLAELLAVTDFATAYLALASGGHS
- a CDS encoding Trm112 family protein, encoding MPLEAGLLEILACPACHSPLEDKSADAQTPELICTGGQDCGLAYPVRDGIPVLLVDEARRPA